One Brassica napus cultivar Da-Ae chromosome A1, Da-Ae, whole genome shotgun sequence genomic region harbors:
- the LOC125590106 gene encoding 26S proteasome regulatory subunit 6A homolog produces MATPMVEDTSSFEEDQLASMSTEDIVRATRLLENEIRILKEDAQRTNLECDSYKEKIKENQEKIKLNKQLPYLVGNIVEILEMNPEDDAEEDGANIDLDSQRKGKCVVLKTSTRQTIFLPVVGLVDPDSLKPGDLVGVNKDSYLILDTLPSEYDSRVKAMEVDEKPTEDYNDIGGLEKQIQELVEAIVLPMTHKERFEKLGVRPPKGVLLYGPPGTGKTLMARACAAQTNATFLKLAGPQLVQMFIGDGAKLVRDAFQLAKEKAPCIIFIDEIDAIGTKRFDSEVSGDREVQRTMLELLNQLDGFSSDERIKVIAATNRADILDPALMRSGRLDRKIEFPHPTEEARARILQIHSRKMNVHPDVNFEELARSTDDFNGAQLKAVCVEAGMLALRRDATEVNHEDFNEGIIQVQAKKKASLNYYA; encoded by the exons ATGGCAACTCCGATGGTAGAAGACACGTCAAGCTTCGAAGAGGATCAGCTCGCGTCCATGTCCACCGAAGATATCGTCAGAGCTACTCGCCTCCTCGAGAACGAGATTCGAATCCTCAAG GAAGACGCGCAAAGAACAAATCTTGAATGcgattcttacaaggagaagaTTAAAGAGAATCAGGAGAAGATTAAACTCAACAAGCAGCTTCCTTACTTGGTTGGCAACATTGTTGAGATATTGGAGATGAATCCGGAAGATGATGCTGAAGAAGACGGTGCTAATATTGATCTTGACTCTCAACGGAAGGGAAAGTGTGTTGTCTTGAAAACCTCTACACGACAG ACTATCTTTCTACCAGTTGTTGGTCTTGTGGACCCCGATAGCTTGAAGCCTGGGGACTTGGTTGGGGTAAATAAAGACAGTTATCTCATTTTGGATACCTTGCCATCAGAGTATGACTCCAGGGTTAAAGCGATGGAGGTTGATGAGAAACCTACCGAAGATTACAATGACATTGGAGGACTGGAGAAGCAG ATCCAAGAGCTTGTAGAAGCAATTGTGCTTCCCATGACGCACAAGGAGCGTTTCGAGAAGCTTGGTGTTCGTCCACCGAAGGGAGTGCTCTTGTATGGTCCTCCAGGGACTGGTAAAACTCTAATGGCTCGTGCCTGTGCAGCACAGACCAATGCCACCTTCCTAAAATTGGCAGGTCCTCAGTTGGTCCAG ATGTTTATTGGAGACGGAGCAAAACTTGTCCGTGATGCCTTTCAACTAGCAAAAGAGAAAGCTCCGTgcatcatcttcattgatgagatCGATGCAATTGGTACAAAGCGTTTTGACAG TGAAGTAAGCGGAGACAGGGAAGTGCAGAGGACTATGTTGGAGCTGCTTAACCAGCTTGATGGATTCAGTAGTGATGAGCGTATTAAG GTGATTGCTGCCACTAACCGAGCAGATATTTTGGACCCGGCACTTATGCGTTCTGGTCGACTAGACAGGAAGATTGAGTTCCCACATCCAACAGAAGAAGCAAGAGCCAGAATCTTACAG ATTCACTCGAGGAAGATGAATGTCCACCCAGACGTCAACTTTGAGGAGCTTGCGAGATCAACAGATGATTTCAATGGTGCTCAACTGAAAGCAGTATGTGTAGAGGCTGGTATGTTGGCTCTTCGTCGTGATGCCACAGAG GTGAACCATGAGGACTTCAATGAAGGTATCATCCAAGTCCAGGCCAAGAAGAAAGCAAGCTTGAACTACTACGCCTAA